The Daucus carota subsp. sativus chromosome 7, DH1 v3.0, whole genome shotgun sequence genome window below encodes:
- the LOC108195416 gene encoding uncharacterized protein At5g23160 produces MACFGCSRRASKKNMSHDSEEDSVKTGSLTKKKKKNSMTSWPRLWTKKSDAKTVPVDVSVSGSLDPVSKSHEIEVERKNIGSSKKYRLPIGVNALSNYKKRLGTVKEIILERREINSLNSLAKDEKNDKKKSSRKKEPTKKTRPSKSSSPPENINPGSVTASTARVAQTSALPPQKKAKLTTRQKSNDNIVNHEKDSNEATNSNSMIGLSVIIVILLLMLFLGKLSAILCTSAWFYMIPRLRAAVDSNVTVDNVLEYSTVPDLNSDEHKKKVVLEGLLQRNQRNIIRIF; encoded by the exons ATGGCATGTTTCGGCTGCTCCAGACGAGCTTCCAAGAAAAATATGTCCCATGACAGTGAAGAAGACTCGGTCAAAACTGGTAGCTTgactaagaagaagaagaagaactcaATGACATCTTGGCCGAGGCTCTGGACCAAGAAGTCTGACGCTAAAACTGTTCCGGTCGATGTTTCGGTTTCCGGGAGCTTGGATCCGGTTAGCAAGTCGCATGAGATTGAGGTGGAGAGGAAGAACATTGGTTCTTCCAAAAAATATAGGCTGCCCATCGGAGTCAACGCTCTTAGTAATTACAAG aagaggttggggactGTCAAGGAAATCATCCTCGAAAGGCGCGAAATAAACTCCTTAAATTCTTTAGCGAAGGATGAAAAGAATGATAAGAAGAAATCCAGCCGGAAAAAAGAGCCAACCAAGAAAACCAGGCCAAGCAAATCCAGTTCACCACCGGAAAACATAAATCCTGGTTCCGTCACTGCCAGTACTGCTCGAGTTGCTCAAACGTCCGCTCTACCGCCCCAGAAGAAAGCAAAATTGACCACCCGCCAAAAGAGTAACGACAATATCGTCAATCATGAGAAGGACAGTAACGAGGCTACGAATTCGAATTCGATGATTGGATTATCAGTCataattgtaattttattattaatgttgTTTTTAGGTAAGTTGTCTGCGATTCTTTGTACATCTGCATGGTTTTATATGATTCCTAGGTTACGAGCGGCAGTGGATTCCAATGTTACTGTCGATAATGTACTGGAATATTCCACTGTGCCAGATTTGAATTCCGATGAACACAAGAAGAAGGTGGTGCTCGAGGGGCTTCTCCAGAGAAATCAGCGAAATATCATccgaattttttga